The following proteins are co-located in the Dyadobacter chenwenxiniae genome:
- a CDS encoding DUF1553 domain-containing protein, which yields MFRKFFKYCFIWPLGGALLASCAGKADLPDDVAAEMSTLSEPIDYTYDVKPILSDRCFACHGPDANHQKAGLRLDLANAAYEKETESGLKAIKPGNSDKSELVHRILSTDPEILMPTPESHLSLTAREKAILVKWVEEGAEYKPHWAFTRVEKPKVPKVKNEGWVKNDIDRFILGKLEEKGIKPAPEAEKTTLLRRAYLDITGLPPTPEEVKAFLADKSPKAYEKVVDKLLASPHYGEHMAVSWLDAARYADTHGYQDDGMRTAWPFRDWVIRSFNQNQPYDQFVTWQLAGDMLPKPTRDQMVATGFNRMHQQSQEGGIIPEEYRTAYVMDRVDTFGKTFLGISVECARCHDHKYDPISHKDYYSLYSFFNNNNENGQIPYNGEASPSITLPSPEADAKLKFIHTSLTKEKTERQERISTAEQNFQNWLVTAEANPEKALLPASKDLVGHFTFDEPKGKDFQNLADPKHKANSEGDDSLSNVASRPGKIGKARFMYGENSVGFGDKFAFFERNQPFSISIWLNLHDPAVSGSLIHKSNGVMNGYRGWNIFREKDGRIRLMMSHVWPENAIEVQTVEKFPLNKWTQIGFTYDGLSKASGLKLYINGQPAKVVVHNDNLTESILYGKNKTNWYVDRLNIGRLSDQRTKNFEVDEFRIYTRPLTSLEMLGLYTLKDELVTAIKTPSATRNPAQLASLKEYYFNNVDAEFTKHLAESRRLIAEETEILDKEIDVMVMKERKFPRKAFILNRGAYDAPGKPVNPDTPDSFFKIPKSFPKNRLGLAKWLLHEDHPLFTRVTVNRFWMMYFGKGLVVSSDDFGNQGELPTHPQLLDYLAATFRQSNWNVKAMQKMIVMSATYRQSSNVSPERRESDPDNRLYARGPSYRMSAEQIRDNALASSSLLTPRIGGKSAYPYQPNGLWEALATRNEVVYKQQHGDSLYRRSLYTVWKRSSPPPMMLNFDAAERHFCITKRQKTSTPLQALVVMNDPQFVEASRVLAQQMLKKGKTLDEQLSYAFTALTSRAPVKKEMTILRELYEEEYSDFSKNPKRVKEILSTGEYPVDKTLDPAQVAAGTIVASTVMNFDEFLIKR from the coding sequence ATGTTCAGGAAATTCTTCAAATATTGCTTTATATGGCCGCTGGGCGGCGCTTTACTGGCCTCCTGCGCCGGCAAAGCAGACCTGCCCGATGACGTCGCAGCAGAAATGTCAACACTGTCGGAGCCGATCGATTATACTTATGATGTAAAACCGATCCTGTCCGATCGCTGCTTTGCTTGTCACGGGCCGGATGCCAATCATCAGAAAGCTGGTTTGCGGCTGGACCTGGCCAATGCGGCTTACGAGAAGGAAACGGAAAGCGGACTAAAAGCGATCAAGCCGGGCAACTCCGATAAGAGCGAATTGGTGCACCGGATACTTTCTACCGACCCCGAAATATTAATGCCCACGCCGGAATCACATTTGTCGCTGACCGCGCGGGAAAAGGCGATTCTAGTAAAATGGGTGGAAGAAGGGGCGGAGTATAAGCCGCATTGGGCATTCACCAGGGTTGAAAAGCCAAAGGTTCCCAAGGTTAAAAATGAAGGCTGGGTTAAAAATGACATTGACCGGTTTATCCTCGGCAAACTCGAAGAAAAAGGCATCAAACCAGCGCCGGAAGCAGAAAAGACAACACTGCTGCGCCGGGCTTACCTGGACATTACGGGTCTGCCGCCGACGCCGGAGGAAGTGAAGGCGTTCCTCGCTGATAAGTCGCCAAAAGCATATGAAAAGGTGGTGGATAAACTGCTGGCTTCACCGCATTACGGGGAGCATATGGCCGTTTCCTGGCTGGACGCCGCACGTTACGCGGACACGCACGGTTATCAGGACGACGGCATGCGGACCGCATGGCCGTTCCGCGACTGGGTGATCAGATCTTTTAACCAAAATCAACCTTACGATCAGTTTGTAACCTGGCAGCTCGCGGGCGATATGCTGCCAAAACCCACTCGTGATCAAATGGTGGCGACAGGTTTCAACCGCATGCATCAGCAAAGTCAGGAAGGCGGGATTATCCCGGAAGAATATCGGACCGCTTACGTGATGGACCGCGTGGATACATTCGGCAAAACATTCCTCGGCATAAGTGTCGAATGCGCCCGCTGCCACGACCACAAATATGATCCGATCAGCCATAAAGATTATTATTCGCTGTATTCGTTTTTTAATAATAACAACGAAAACGGGCAGATCCCTTACAATGGAGAAGCCAGCCCAAGCATAACATTGCCGTCGCCTGAGGCCGACGCGAAGCTGAAATTCATTCACACCAGTCTCACCAAGGAAAAAACGGAAAGACAGGAACGCATCTCCACAGCAGAGCAAAATTTCCAAAACTGGCTCGTCACCGCAGAAGCCAACCCCGAAAAAGCATTGCTTCCCGCTTCCAAAGATCTGGTGGGTCATTTTACATTTGACGAACCCAAGGGCAAGGATTTCCAAAACCTGGCCGATCCAAAGCATAAGGCTAATTCCGAAGGCGATGACAGCTTGTCTAATGTGGCCTCACGGCCTGGTAAGATTGGAAAAGCACGGTTCATGTATGGTGAAAACTCAGTGGGGTTTGGGGATAAATTTGCGTTTTTCGAGCGTAACCAGCCATTTAGTATCAGTATTTGGCTCAATCTGCATGATCCCGCCGTCAGCGGCTCGCTCATACACAAGTCCAACGGCGTCATGAATGGTTATCGGGGTTGGAATATTTTCAGGGAAAAAGATGGCCGTATCCGCTTGATGATGAGTCATGTATGGCCCGAAAACGCAATTGAAGTGCAGACGGTGGAGAAATTTCCTTTGAACAAATGGACGCAGATCGGCTTTACTTATGACGGTCTGAGCAAAGCCAGTGGTTTGAAATTGTATATCAATGGTCAGCCCGCCAAAGTGGTTGTGCACAATGATAACCTGACGGAAAGCATTCTTTATGGCAAGAATAAAACGAACTGGTATGTGGACCGGCTCAATATCGGCCGCCTGTCCGATCAGCGTACGAAGAACTTCGAAGTGGACGAATTCAGGATTTACACAAGGCCATTGACCAGCCTTGAAATGCTGGGGCTTTATACATTGAAAGATGAATTGGTGACAGCCATTAAAACACCGTCAGCAACACGCAATCCGGCTCAGTTGGCATCATTAAAAGAATATTATTTCAATAATGTTGATGCTGAATTCACAAAACACCTGGCCGAAAGCAGAAGGCTGATCGCGGAAGAGACGGAGATTTTGGACAAGGAAATTGATGTAATGGTGATGAAAGAGCGCAAGTTTCCACGTAAAGCATTCATTCTCAATAGAGGCGCTTACGACGCTCCGGGTAAGCCCGTTAACCCGGATACGCCCGACAGCTTCTTTAAAATACCAAAAAGCTTTCCTAAAAACAGGCTTGGACTGGCTAAATGGCTGCTCCACGAAGACCATCCACTTTTCACACGCGTAACTGTGAACCGTTTCTGGATGATGTATTTCGGAAAAGGGCTTGTGGTTTCGAGCGATGACTTTGGTAATCAGGGTGAACTGCCTACCCATCCGCAACTGCTTGATTACCTGGCGGCCACATTCCGCCAGTCGAACTGGAATGTGAAGGCAATGCAAAAAATGATTGTCATGTCGGCCACTTACAGGCAATCATCCAATGTCAGTCCTGAGCGGCGTGAAAGCGATCCGGATAACAGACTGTATGCCCGTGGGCCCAGTTACCGTATGAGTGCAGAGCAGATCCGGGACAATGCATTGGCTTCCAGTAGTTTGCTGACGCCCAGGATCGGTGGCAAGAGTGCATATCCCTATCAGCCAAACGGCCTTTGGGAAGCACTCGCGACCAGAAATGAGGTCGTTTATAAGCAGCAGCATGGTGATAGTTTGTACAGGCGCAGCTTGTATACAGTGTGGAAACGCAGTTCACCACCACCCATGATGCTCAATTTTGATGCTGCGGAAAGGCATTTTTGTATTACCAAACGCCAGAAAACGAGCACCCCACTGCAAGCATTGGTGGTGATGAACGACCCGCAGTTTGTGGAAGCGTCTCGCGTGCTGGCGCAGCAAATGCTGAAAAAAGGCAAAACGTTGGATGAACAACTTTCCTATGCATTTACGGCACTAACCAGCAGGGCGCCAGTCAAGAAGGAAATGACCATTTTGAGGGAACTATACGAGGAAGAATATTCTGATTTCAGTAAGAACCCGAAGCGTGTGAAAGAGATCCTTTCGACGGGCGAATATCCGGTGGACAAAACGCTGGATCCTGCGCAGGTTGCAGCGGGAACAATCGTGGCCAGCACGGTTATGAACTTTGACGAATTTTTGATCAAGAGATAA